One Streptosporangium becharense genomic window, GCCAGACCACGATCAGGGCGAAGGCCAGCAGGGCGAGCGTCAGGAGAGCGGACGGCAGGCGTCTCATCCTCCACTCGCCCCCCTCGCGTCCCTTCCGCTGACCGGCTCCCACTATAGAGAAAATCAGCAATGTCGGACTCACGGCGTGCCGTACGGCCCGGTTCCGGATGGTCGCGCCGTCCGCCCGCGCGTGGCCGGACGACGCGACGCATGCCCCTTCACCGCCGGGGGCGGGTGGTGCGGGCGTCGGTCCCGGATCTCAGCGCTGCCGGACCAGTAGCGGCTGGGCGACCTCCCCCAGATAGCCTTCGGGGTCGCACAGGGTGGCGTGGGCCAGTCCCAGTCCGTCGGCGGCCAGGTGGGTGCGGCAGTCCATGTGCACCCACTCGCCTTCGGGTGCGCGCAGCAAAGTGGTGGTCATGGTCGGCGGGATGGACAGCCACTGCCCGAGCGGCAGGGTCGCGGACAGGCCGTTGGCCGAGTCGGCGACGATCAGCGTCCGGGCCAGGCCGGTCAACTCCTCCCCGGCGATCAGCGGGAGGCGCACGCGCGTCCACACCTGTGCCGGGCCGAGGGTCTCGTAGTCGCCGCGGGTGAAACGCCACTCGACGGCCCGGCCGTACCCCCAGTCGGCCAGGCCGGGGAAGTACCGCTGCTCGGCTCCGGCGTTCGGCAGCGCCGGCGGCCGGAGCGACTCACCGTCGGCGGGCGGCTTCGGGCCGGTCGCGATGTGCCAGGCGCGGGCGGTCACCGCCGTACGGCCGTCGACGATCATCCGGGCTTCGGACAGGCGGACCTGCCGGCCCGGTTTCACCGGGGACACCTCGACGCGGACCCGGCGCCGCGGGATCGGGCCGAGGAAGTCCACCGAGATCCGGGCCAGGCGCGTCCCGGGGTCGGCCGTGGCGTCGATCAGGTGCGCCAGCAGCGCGGCGGGCGGCCCACCGTGCTGAGCCTCGGCGTCCCAGGGGCTTTCGGTCGCACGCGTCGGTTCGTAGGCGTCGTCACCGG contains:
- a CDS encoding thioesterase family protein; protein product: MNDMPDAFYLPAGDDAYEPTRATESPWDAEAQHGGPPAALLAHLIDATADPGTRLARISVDFLGPIPRRRVRVEVSPVKPGRQVRLSEARMIVDGRTAVTARAWHIATGPKPPADGESLRPPALPNAGAEQRYFPGLADWGYGRAVEWRFTRGDYETLGPAQVWTRVRLPLIAGEELTGLARTLIVADSANGLSATLPLGQWLSIPPTMTTTLLRAPEGEWVHMDCRTHLAADGLGLAHATLCDPEGYLGEVAQPLLVRQR